Genomic window (Rhineura floridana isolate rRhiFlo1 chromosome 13, rRhiFlo1.hap2, whole genome shotgun sequence):
gttgtagtccaaaacatgtagaGGGCGCCAGGCTGGCACAGGCTGCCTCACAACACACGCCACAGTCTTGCTCACCACTTGGCTGAGGACATCGTCTGGCACGTTGCGCCGGTTTTTGCAGATTGCGTAGGCTGAGGAGTGGCTGAATATCACGGGCGCTCTGGAGATACTCAAAGCATCCTTCATCGTCTTCACAGAGACGTGAGCCAAGTCGACCATAATTCCCAGCCGGTTCATCTCCCTGATCAGGCGCTGCAGGGGAGAAAAAACAGagcaagggggggagggaggagatcaTTTGTGTGCAGAGGAGTCAGTGGGTCTCTTTAGGAACTATGCGAGGAGAAGCCCCTCAAACTCTCTCTTACTAAGAGATAAACACATCCACATTAATGCACAttatgtcccccaaagaatcctgggtagtttgCCTCtcacagaacataggaagccactttataccgagtcaggccgttGGGTCATCAGCTAGCTCAGGGCTGTCTACCTTGacaggcagtagctctccagggtttgcagacaaggagtctttcccagccctacctggagatgccagtggggattgaacctgggaccttctgcatgcaaggcggatgctctaccacggaACTATGGGCCATCcccagagctccagttcccaacatcctcaacaaactacagttcccaggatcctttgggggaagccacatgttTTCCATGTCTGGTGCGGGTGCGACACTGCTTGCAATAAATCCCTTGCAATATGCCCACCGTCTTGCTTCTGGTTAGGCTACGAGGCGGCTTGCTAAAGTATGGCAGGTGCTCATGCAATGGTCACGTTTCGAGTTGAGCCTGTGCAAAAGGGAAGGGcagcagctcaggggcagagcatccaCTCTgcgtgtagaaggtcccaagtccaatccccagcagactcctgtctgaagtccctgggcagctgctgccagacagtgtggaAAATACTGAGCCGAATGGTTTGACAtggcataaggcagctgcctctATCCCTGTGTCGTGTGAAGCTGTGGATCTTTTTCTCCTCTTCTAGCATGAAATGCCACCTTTTGGAGACCAGTAAATGTCGTATATATGACGCTTACAGGTCTCCAAAAGGGTGACATCTTCATCCAAACTCTCCAGAGAGCTTCCACTCACCTTCCCAAATCCAGTCAAGCCATTGTGAACTGCCTCCTCCTCATCAGTGTCCACCAGCCAGTTATCAGCCCTGCCGAAGGAAATGGACATCACATGAGGTGGACAAAAGAGCAGCAGGTCCTTTTGCATCCCCGCAACATAGAGGAGGGGGCTGTAGGTGAATTTCCAGGTGATTCTTAGACATTCGGGCTCCCTTTGCTCACACCTGCCCAAAGAACTAGTGCCTGAGCCTGCTTTTTCCTCAGCCCGCccagtcccttttccttttgtgccatgtctcTTAGATTGTGACTCTGAGGGAAGGGACTGCCTTATCATTgatctttgtaagctgctttgggagcctCTTTCTGCTGAATTGCAGGATAAAAATGCTAACGCTAACAACATGCTAACGCCAACgacaactattatttatttattattagatttatatccctcccttcctcccagcaggagccctcaaTTAATAATTGATAATGACTCTCTTCTCTCAAAGACTAGCAGATGCTTTCCTTTCCCTTAGTCCAAGGCGTGACCAGTCCTGCTGAAGTGAAATGAGTTGGGGCTCAGAATTTGCCTTCTGACACAGACATTTCAGATGTTTATTCAGTAGCAAGGGAAtttcactctgtgcatgctcagatgcACTTGTCCAAAGTTTCTAAGCTGAGTCGTGGTATTCAAAGCAGCCTCCAGGGCTAAGCTCTGGTGAAAAGCAGCACAAAGCAAGCCCCCCCCCCGGGACTTACCAGGGTGTGTTGCAGCTGTGGGTGAGGGTCATGTAGCGCACCCCCAGCTGGTAGAAGGTGCGCAGGACAGCCAGGCTGCTGTCAATGGAGTGGCCGCCCTCCACACCAATCAGACTAGCCACCCTTCTGCTGCGGAAAGCATTCTGGATACCTGTAAGGGAAGCATCTCCAATGGGCCTCTAGGACCAAGCAAGGTGTGGGGAAatagaggctgcattcagacatgggcttTATGGCGTTAGTTTTACTGGTTATAATGCTAGTGtgtctgtcccgatttctaacgtTCCTTTTCACCCTGCAGtagctgttgcattatggaactgtggctttttgaccaatacgGCACTATGTCGCACAAAATATTATTCACACCAGAGGGCGTCATCAGACAAGTCGCCACTCCCCTGCTCTTTCCACACATGCACGCTTCTGCTCCCCCATGACTCACTGCACGGTGTGCCCAAATACCACCCAAAATTTCATCATGGGAGCGTGATCTGTGAAAACCATGGAAAAACTTTCAACACAAAACTCCCCTGGCATTCCAGGTTTCCAGGGTTGCAAAcggatttttttcccctggaaaCAATTCAAGCCAAAATGAGTGCTAAACctgtgctagatttccagaagtgggttTTACGTCATGTGGAAGATAGCACAAGACAGGTAAGAAAATGTGGGAAGGATGGAATAAAGTGCCGCCTGAATACAGCCGGGGCAGGGGCAGAGCAGGAGAGCTGTGGGAGGTGGAATCATTCTAAATCAGTCCTTATATCACCAAGAGCCCCACTCACCCGCTGTGGGATCCAACAGAACTCCAGTCTCCTCGAGAGTAGGGAGAATTTTGGCCAGGGCTGCTTCTCCCACAGCTACAGCACAACCATGGAAGAAGTGGCACCTGTGAAAGGTAGCCTGTACAGAATTTAATCCAACAGCCCTCCCATCCTCCTTGCTCCATCATGGGGTACCAGCCAGTCTCCTTGGCCTTTGGCAAAGGTCTTCCCCTATGCTGAATAGTTGTCGTTCAGGTCAAATAAATGGGCTCTTGCCCTGGGCTACCCATCCCCAGCCTAGTTGCAGCTCTCCCAATGGTGCCGTCTCCCTCCCTTACCTGCACTGTCCGTGACACACTCAAAGTCATCTGGGTATTGGTGGCACATGCGGTGGATGACATCAATCTGCTCCAGGGTTCGCTTGACAGCATCTTTGTTCTGGGTATCACAGGGCACATAGGCTGCCCAGAACTGAGCAAGAAGGGAGGAAAGCAAAAGGGTAATGAAAGCCGCCTCTTTTACTCTTCCTTCACAACCATGGAGTGAGCTGCTGGAATATGCCATGGAATATCAATAAACATTCTAACTGCTGGGGAGAGAGAGCCGTTctgtagaatcacagaatagtagagttggaagaggctatGAGGCTATCtagtacaaccccctgctcaatgcagagatcagagttaaagcatacctggcatGGGTCTGTCTCAGCACACACAAACAGCTGGAAAACAGCCTGAACACATAACAAAAACTGTACCTAATTTTAATTTAATCATTGAGGGTTGTCTCCAATGTtattcctacttagagtagacccactaaaactGATTGATAGGATTCACTTAGGTTcaccaatttcaatgggtctcctctgagtagactATTGGTGGCTATAACCCTGAGAATATTTTTCTCTGAAAAAGAACATGTGGGGTTTGGAAGCTTGCAAAATGTCTGCATAGCAGAAGCTTGCGCTCTTCGCCTATTCTGTTTTCCTATGCATATTGGTGTCTGCCTCTTCCACACTTTTTGTACCTGTGCTCCCACATGTCCAAGACGCAGCTTCTGGATGTTAGTGTGAGTGTCTTGCAGGTGGGTCAGGTTTGCAGACTCCAAGGACAGCTGATTGTTGAATTTCTTTAGCAACTGCCAAGGCAAGTCGTTGTGCCTAGAACAGGAGAGGATAAAATTTCATGAAGAGTGGGGCCACTGCATGGCGTTGCTTTGCTCTATGGTGGCCTGTTGTCTCTAGGTGGGGATAGCGAGAGCTTCTGCTTCTCACAGCAGAATTGCATGTCTGATGCCTAACATGCTACCATGGAAAAGAGGCGGCAGCAGTTGCAGGGTGTTTATATCCCATATGTTCATATATCGGCTATTCAAGGCATGTGAACTCCTACTTTTCTGACCAGCATTGGTCCCTGGAAAAGTCCATAGCTTGGTGGTaaagaagaccccaggttcaatcgccatcatctccaggcagagactcctgccttaaaccctggatagcagctgctggtcagtgtacaTACTCTTATACAGCATGCTCTTGTACAGCATTACTTTAGGGCTGccccctgccatcttgggtgatggcagacctgCACGCAGAGCATGTAAGTTATTCATGCTGACACACTGAAGTGACAGGTGGGGCGAGCAAACTTATTTAAGCCCCATCctgcctgtattggggggtgGGTGTCCATGGGAGCTCCCACTTtgagatccatggcagggttgggtcACTGAGTCCTACAACCTGATGCTGCCACCGATTGCCAAGCGGGAACGTCACCattccaccctaatgaggggtccctcaggggcccttagccagggcccaatctggccgcctgctggcaccggccctgagtaaatcccattaaactcattcTGTGTACACACTCCCGTTTACTCTGAATGGAGTGTGCTCTCACCACTACTTTGGAAAGTGATGTACACACAATGTTAGCCACAATCTGTATCTATCCTGTTGTTTCTTATGAAATGCTCCATTCTGATGtgttccctgcctgcctgcccatcACAGCTTCCATCCAAATGGAGCAAAAAACTACCTAGCTGCATTTTAAGCCAGTAATGCATACACAGCcttaatggaatttacttccaatcAAGCATGCATGGGAATGGGCTGTGAGACAATTCGTGGGAAACCATTGAACCTTAGACCTTGACTTTGATAAGATCTGCTTGGACCGTTTGGAAAGATGCTTCATTATGAGCTGTGGTTTAATTCAAGTATTCCTTGGCCAAGATGCCTGTGTACAATTTCTTGCTCAAGAGTATGCTGGCCAGTCAAGAACATTGACTAATTGTTGCTCTCCAAGCTGATTCTCTCCCTGGTGATGTTCTAAGAGAAACCAGGAGCCAGAGACTCAGCAATCAGCCACGTGCTTGGCAGATTTTAGGAATCTGTGTATTTGTTGCCCTATGCTATACAGGCAAGGGCTTGGAAGATTGAGTGCAATGGTGATACCTCAACACACGTATACCTTTTCActcaaaatcaaattttacacttggaatgctgcttttacaatacatttctgttgtctcatctttgctcaaagcacaggtcagacaaggaatgtctttttacagtaatTACGTTGCACCAgcactgaacaggcgttctattacagcacttgaaggcatgcacccctttcaactaaaacacatttttatcaatatggcaatcccctatcatcaaagaaaaatgcaaactttaggaCTTTACTGGTTCCCTTTGTAAATTTTTTTTGTCAATggtagaggtaacttaatcctgtacatatttacctgggagtaagtcccattgaactcattgggtagacatatATGAATGACTGAactgtcagaggtagaacttACATAAcagaggtaaacagaaaatgcacatatcaaacgtaatccaccagaataaacatcatcccttctcctgcaactaaattgcacagcatatagtgaaactatggaatttgctaccacaagaagcagttggatggctttaaaagaggagtaggcccagcccccaagaggtcttctgtatccttaaaagttgtgcaaggggaaggcagaattccaccttgcagtttttcccattacagggttgcaagaaaacctgcacttggctgaattttctcttctcttaaacatatagaaatcattctcaggccctgagcctggcaaccctagcatgtGTGAAATGGCCCTCTGGGCTGCTTCGCACATTCAAGGTCATCTCTTAAAAATGCTACTGAAGACAAAGAGATCTATTGTATGTTCCCTTTCCCTAGTTTTGTTCCATTGTGGCTTGCCAGGTCAATTCCCATGACCTTGTTGGGTCAAAGGAATCCCGTTAATGATTTGTCTTCCTTTGTCTTCCTCCTGTAGAAATGGTGTTTTCTCATgctcggtgtgtgtgtgtttaaaaagccACTTGAAGACTTACACCTCTTCAGACTGCAGAGAAAACTGGGGAGTGCATTCCCCTAAAAATATCCTACAAATATTTactagagagtaagccccattaaacacagtgggacttgctcccaagtaaacaaacatacataggattgtgctgtaaatattTTCAGATTACAAAATAGCTAGACAGTTGAAAGTAAGGCCAGTCCTGTTTTGGCAAAGGGTTGTGGAGGAGGAACAGCCTGGAAGACAGAACTGCACAGCTTCCTTAATATTTTGAGGGTAGATGAtacttaaatggaaatggactgccttcaagtcgatcccgatttatggtgtccctatgaatagggatttcatggtaagtggtattcagagggggtttcccattgcctccctctgaggctagtcctccccagctggctagggcctgctcagcttgccacagctgcacaagccagccccttccttgtccgcaactgccagctggggggcaactgggctccttgggactatgtagcttgcccatggctgcacaggtggcagggcacatagcccctgagccactcactgtgggggtgatctttagctggcccttgacgtccaggagacacgagtggggatttgaactcacagactctggactcccagccaggctctcctccccactgataCTTAGAGACAAAAAGGGGGCAATAAGTCATACATAATGACTGCagcttcatttctttttttcctggCTGAGACTGTACGTGTAGAGCTGTTTTCAAAGTTGAAAAGGCTGTTGACTGTCCAGTTGCAGAAGTTAGTTTTTATATGAGGCCAGCCCaatcattaggcaaagtgaggtgacTGCCTCAGGCAACATATTTTGGGGGCAGAAGTTGCAGTCCCCTGGCTGTTCTTCCTATGCCCGCTCCCATTCTTTGTTGGGAGTGCAGAGCTTTGTATACTACATGGCCTATTGCAGGGCAGAGCTTTGTGTGCACAATGCCCTACCATCGGCACTTTTAGAGGACAGATACCAAAAAATCCCA
Coding sequences:
- the DPEP1 gene encoding dipeptidase 1; the encoded protein is MPLKASCLLLLSCLLLCSADQYQLEAERIMNTTPVIDGHNDLPWQLLKKFNNQLSLESANLTHLQDTHTNIQKLRLGHVGAQFWAAYVPCDTQNKDAVKRTLEQIDVIHRMCHQYPDDFECVTDSAGIQNAFRSRRVASLIGVEGGHSIDSSLAVLRTFYQLGVRYMTLTHSCNTPWADNWLVDTDEEEAVHNGLTGFGKRLIREMNRLGIMVDLAHVSVKTMKDALSISRAPVIFSHSSAYAICKNRRNVPDDVLSQVKETHSLVMVNFYNDYVSCSSKANISQVAEHMDYIKRIAGAEAVGFGGDYDGVSRVPLGLEDVSKYPDLVAELLRRKWTEQDVRGALANNLLRVFQKVEEVRDMMAPEDITPDDVPIAFQDLEGTCRTRYGYPDNGERLQLLPAVLALSVLLKLLL